One Azospirillum sp. B510 genomic window carries:
- a CDS encoding CBS domain-containing protein, whose product MKIREIMTRDVQTVRPDDSIRRAAQLMDQLNVGILPVCDGRDLVGVVTDRDITIRAISAGKQPDRCKVAEVMTANPRYCYEDDPVGSVTELMAGQQIRRVPVVDRNDRLTGIVSLGDLAGNAKNDRAVQDALERISSPSQPDRPV is encoded by the coding sequence ATGAAAATCCGCGAGATCATGACCCGCGACGTGCAGACGGTCCGTCCCGACGACAGCATCCGCCGGGCGGCGCAACTGATGGACCAGTTGAATGTCGGCATCCTGCCCGTCTGCGACGGGCGCGATCTGGTCGGCGTGGTGACGGACCGCGACATCACCATCCGGGCGATTTCCGCCGGAAAGCAGCCCGACCGCTGCAAGGTGGCGGAGGTGATGACCGCCAACCCGCGCTATTGCTATGAGGATGATCCGGTCGGCAGCGTGACCGAACTGATGGCCGGTCAGCAGATCCGGCGGGTGCCGGTGGTGGACCGCAACGACCGGCTGACCGGCATCGTCTCGCTGGGCGACCTCGCCGGCAATGCCAAGAACGACCGCGCGGTGCAGGACGCGCTGGAGCGGATCTCCTCCCCCTCCCAGCCGGACCGGCCGGTCTGA
- a CDS encoding cold-shock protein: MHNQPRSHVYRQPNVVATQVTATVKWFNPERGYGFVKVGDSGKDALLPASIVVPAGHTTLPDGATVVVDIVEDRKGQQVSVLHSVDLSTAVPARPQARDRGFGDRGFGDRGGDRGFGDRGGDRGFGGPRDRNAGDRGGFQGRGFQDRGQGRGDQGRGQDRGGYQDRGPRRPQADGPTSEMGGTVKWFNGGKGYGFAQPDDGGRDVFIPARALESAGLRGLDDGQRVRMTVRQTEKGMEAVSLKVE, from the coding sequence ATGCACAATCAGCCCCGCAGCCACGTCTATCGCCAGCCCAACGTCGTCGCCACCCAGGTGACGGCCACCGTGAAATGGTTCAATCCCGAACGCGGCTACGGCTTCGTCAAGGTCGGCGACAGCGGCAAGGACGCCCTTCTGCCGGCCTCGATCGTCGTGCCCGCCGGTCATACCACCCTGCCGGACGGCGCCACCGTCGTCGTCGACATCGTCGAGGACCGCAAGGGCCAGCAGGTCAGCGTCCTGCACTCCGTCGATCTGTCCACCGCCGTTCCGGCCCGCCCGCAGGCGCGTGACCGTGGCTTTGGTGACCGTGGCTTTGGTGATCGTGGGGGGGATCGGGGGTTTGGCGACCGTGGTGGCGACCGTGGCTTCGGCGGTCCGCGTGACCGCAATGCCGGCGACCGTGGCGGCTTCCAGGGCCGGGGGTTCCAGGACCGGGGCCAGGGCCGGGGGGACCAGGGCCGGGGTCAGGATCGGGGCGGCTACCAGGATCGCGGCCCTCGCCGGCCGCAGGCGGACGGGCCGACCAGCGAGATGGGCGGAACGGTGAAGTGGTTCAACGGCGGCAAGGGCTACGGCTTCGCGCAGCCCGATGACGGCGGGCGCGACGTCTTCATTCCGGCCCGTGCGCTGGAAAGCGCCGGTTTGCGCGGCCTGGATGACGGGCAGCGCGTGCGCATGACCGTCCGCCAGACCGAAAAGGGCATGGAGGCGGTCAGCCTCAAGGTCGAGTGA